In one Canis lupus dingo isolate Sandy chromosome 16, ASM325472v2, whole genome shotgun sequence genomic region, the following are encoded:
- the LOC112670450 gene encoding thymosin beta-4-like: MSDKPDMAEIEKFDKSELKKTEMQEKNPLPSKETIEQEKQAGES; encoded by the coding sequence ATGTCTGACAAACCCGATATGGCTGAGATTGAGAAATTCGATAAGTCGGaattgaagaaaacagaaatgcaagAGAAAAATCCACTGCCTTCGAAAGAAACGATTGAacaggagaagcaagcaggcGAATCGTAA